The Microvirga lotononidis region CGCGCCCGTGCGCCTCGATCAGGCGCCGCGTCTGAGAATCGGCGCCGTACACGCAGTTGCCCACCACCCACCGGCAGGGCACGCCGGCCTCGAACGCGCGCTTGAGCATCGCCTGTCCGAGCTTCGGCTTGGTGGTGAAGCTGATCTCCTCCGGCACGCCCGCTTCCGCACGGCGGGCCGCATCGAAGGCCCAGGTCTCGGGCAGGTACAGCGCCCGGTCGATCAGCGCATGGCCATGCCGGCTGGCATAGGCGAGGAATACTCCAATCTGGCTGTTCTCGATGCGGCCGGCGGTGCCGGAGTACTGGCGTTTGACGCCGGCCGACTTGTCGCCCTTCTTGAGAAAGCCGGTCTCATCCAGCACCAGCACGGCGTCAGGATCGCCGAGATGCTCGACCACATAAGCCTGTAGGTCATCGCGGACCGCATCGGCATCCCAGTGCATGCGGGCGAGGAAATCCTGCACGCCATCCGGCGTCATGTCGCCGGCGGCTTCCGCCAGGTGCCAGCCGTTCTTGCGCTCGAGCGGCGCAAGCAGGCCCTGCAAATAGGCGCGGGCTCGTCGGCGCGGCTCGACCCGGCTGAACCGGGGAGCAAGGCGGCTGCACAGATCATCCAACTGATCGGCCCAACGATGGACCTCGCTTGTGCGCGTCATGGCCTGACACCTCCGTGTCAAAGACAACGCACAAACCCCGCTGTAGTCCCGCTGTAGTATTAGGAGGCATTGTTTGAGATCTAGCCCTTAGGAACAAAGACCGTTGCTTGCGCTTTCGTCGGGCATGCCT contains the following coding sequences:
- a CDS encoding IS701 family transposase, producing the protein MTRTSEVHRWADQLDDLCSRLAPRFSRVEPRRRARAYLQGLLAPLERKNGWHLAEAAGDMTPDGVQDFLARMHWDADAVRDDLQAYVVEHLGDPDAVLVLDETGFLKKGDKSAGVKRQYSGTAGRIENSQIGVFLAYASRHGHALIDRALYLPETWAFDAARRAEAGVPEEISFTTKPKLGQAMLKRAFEAGVPCRWVVGNCVYGADSQTRRLIEAHGRGYVLAVTSAQRLGFKPVEDWLEDVPARGWKRLSAGDGAKGPRLYDWAYLPYRTPPVPGWKTGLLIRRKKGQPHQFTFYLTRSPEETSLAELVQIAGMRWRIESCFEEAKGETGLDEYEVRSWTGWHRHITLSMLAHAYLTIVRQHAIGGRSPRRAGRGAAAVHRARSAAAALASGVGAAAFG